A genomic window from Anguilla rostrata isolate EN2019 chromosome 14, ASM1855537v3, whole genome shotgun sequence includes:
- the im:7150988 gene encoding Golgi-associated plant pathogenesis-related protein 1, with protein sequence MGQLCTVTKKTGSTKDEGSTKDSGFEKEFVETHNTYRRKHGAPPLTLSRDLCKSAQSWADHLLSVKKMEHSETDEGENIYYAWSSAPKKLTGKEAVDSWYSEIKDYDFSKPGPSMDTGHFTQVVWKSSEEVGVGLATDGNTVFVVGQYSPAGNITTVEYFENNVLPAVG encoded by the exons ATGGGGCAACTATGTACAG TTACAAAGAAAACTGGATCTACAAAAGATGAGGGATCCACCAAAG ACAGCGGCTTTGAGAAGGAGTTTGTGGAAACTCACAACACGTATCGCAGGAAACACGGAGCACCGCCGCTGACGCTGAGCCGAGACCTGTGCAAATCTGCGCAGTCGTGGGCGGATCACCTGCTGTCCGTCAAAAAGATGGAGCACAGCGAAACCGacgagggagagaacatttactATGCCTGGAGCTCCGCCCCAAAGAAACTCACAG GAAAGGAGGCAGTAGACAGCTGGTACAGTGAGATCAAAGATTACGACTTCAGCAAACCGGGACCCAGTATGGACACTG GGCACTTCACCCAGGTGGTGTGGAAGAGTtcggaggaggtgggggtgggtctGGCCACCGACGGAAACACTGTGTTTGTGGTGGGCCAGTACAGCCCTGCGGGGAACATCACCACTGTGGAGTACTTTGAAAATAACGTCCTGCCAGCAg TGGGATGA